From one Lolium rigidum isolate FL_2022 chromosome 4, APGP_CSIRO_Lrig_0.1, whole genome shotgun sequence genomic stretch:
- the LOC124707772 gene encoding heterogeneous nuclear ribonucleoprotein A/B-like isoform X1 produces MASKLVVLGIPWDVDTEGLKEYMTKFGPLDDCIVMKDRSSGRSRGFGYVTFSSVEDAKNVVNSEHILGDRTLEVKIATPKEEMRPPGNKKATRIFVARIPQSVDEAMFRRHFQTFGEITDLYMPKELGSKDHRGIGFVTFRSAECVDNLMQETHEFDGTTVVVDRATPKQDEDVRHPPRRAAHGDGRRAAHGDGGYGSYNAYITAATRYATLGVPTLYDHPGPAYGRGYLHEPVATSKKIFIGRLPQEANTDDLWDYFGRFGRIVDAYIPKDPKRSGHRGFGFVTFAEDGVADRVARRSHEILGQEVAVDSAEPVEGGGSRGGGYMEPPGPYGAYGPMLSYGQFSGSLGYDYGYGPSGGSGSSSSRSRVHPRYRPY; encoded by the exons GATCGCTCATCTGGTCGATCTCGTGGTTTTGGATACGTGACATTTTCGTCTGTAGAGGATGCAAAG AATGTCGTGAACTCCGAGCATATTCTTGGAGACCGAACTCTGGAAGTGAAGATAGCAACTCCCAAG GAAGAAATGCGACCTCCAGGAAACAAGAAAGCTACCAGGATATTTGTTGCTCGAATTCCACAGTCTGTGGATGAGGCAATGTTTCGCAG GCATTTTCAAACTTTTGGAGAAATAACAGATCTTTATATGCCCAAG GAATTGGGTTCAAAAGACCATCGTGGAATTGGGTTTGTCACTTTCCGGAGTGCTG AATGTGTGGACAATCTTATGCAAGAAACCCATGAGTTTGATGGTACGACTGTTGTTGTTGACCGTGCAACTCCCAAG CAGGATGAAGATGTGAGACACCCTCCAAGGAGAGCGGCGCATGGTGATGGAAGGAGAGCCGCGCATGGTGATGGTGGTTATGGTTCATACAATGCATACATTACAGCTGCTACCAGATACGCAACTCTGGGTGTACCAACACTGTATGATCATCCTGGACCTGCTTATGGAA GAGGGTACTTACATGAGCCCGTTGCAACAAGCAAAAAGATATTTATTGGTAGACTTCCCCAAGAAGCAAATACTGATGATTTATGGGACTACTTTGGTCGATTTGGCAGAATCGTGGATGCTTACATCCCAAAG GATCCTAAAAGAAGTGGCCACCGTGGTTTTGGTTTTGTTACTTTTGCTGAAGATGGTGTAGCAGATCGTGTAGCACGAAGAAGTCATGAAATTCTGGGACAGGAG GTTGCTGTAGACTCAGCCGAACCAGTTGAGGGTGGCGGCTCGAGAGGAGGCGGTTACATGGAACCGCCAGGGCCATATGGAGCTTATGGCCCAATGCTGTCTTATGGCCAGTTCTCCGGCAGTCTTGGTTATGAT TATGGTTATGGTCCCAGTGgaggcagcggcagcagcagcagcaggtcaAGAGTACATCCACGGTACAGACCGTACTGA
- the LOC124707772 gene encoding heterogeneous nuclear ribonucleoprotein D-like isoform X3 has translation MTKFGPLDDCIVMKDRSSGRSRGFGYVTFSSVEDAKNVVNSEHILGDRTLEVKIATPKEEMRPPGNKKATRIFVARIPQSVDEAMFRRHFQTFGEITDLYMPKELGSKDHRGIGFVTFRSAECVDNLMQETHEFDGTTVVVDRATPKQDEDVRHPPRRAAHGDGRRAAHGDGGYGSYNAYITAATRYATLGVPTLYDHPGPAYGRGYLHEPVATSKKIFIGRLPQEANTDDLWDYFGRFGRIVDAYIPKDPKRSGHRGFGFVTFAEDGVADRVARRSHEILGQEVAVDSAEPVEGGGSRGGGYMEPPGPYGAYGPMLSYGQFSGSLGYDYGYGPSGGSGSSSSRSRVHPRYRPY, from the exons GATCGCTCATCTGGTCGATCTCGTGGTTTTGGATACGTGACATTTTCGTCTGTAGAGGATGCAAAG AATGTCGTGAACTCCGAGCATATTCTTGGAGACCGAACTCTGGAAGTGAAGATAGCAACTCCCAAG GAAGAAATGCGACCTCCAGGAAACAAGAAAGCTACCAGGATATTTGTTGCTCGAATTCCACAGTCTGTGGATGAGGCAATGTTTCGCAG GCATTTTCAAACTTTTGGAGAAATAACAGATCTTTATATGCCCAAG GAATTGGGTTCAAAAGACCATCGTGGAATTGGGTTTGTCACTTTCCGGAGTGCTG AATGTGTGGACAATCTTATGCAAGAAACCCATGAGTTTGATGGTACGACTGTTGTTGTTGACCGTGCAACTCCCAAG CAGGATGAAGATGTGAGACACCCTCCAAGGAGAGCGGCGCATGGTGATGGAAGGAGAGCCGCGCATGGTGATGGTGGTTATGGTTCATACAATGCATACATTACAGCTGCTACCAGATACGCAACTCTGGGTGTACCAACACTGTATGATCATCCTGGACCTGCTTATGGAA GAGGGTACTTACATGAGCCCGTTGCAACAAGCAAAAAGATATTTATTGGTAGACTTCCCCAAGAAGCAAATACTGATGATTTATGGGACTACTTTGGTCGATTTGGCAGAATCGTGGATGCTTACATCCCAAAG GATCCTAAAAGAAGTGGCCACCGTGGTTTTGGTTTTGTTACTTTTGCTGAAGATGGTGTAGCAGATCGTGTAGCACGAAGAAGTCATGAAATTCTGGGACAGGAG GTTGCTGTAGACTCAGCCGAACCAGTTGAGGGTGGCGGCTCGAGAGGAGGCGGTTACATGGAACCGCCAGGGCCATATGGAGCTTATGGCCCAATGCTGTCTTATGGCCAGTTCTCCGGCAGTCTTGGTTATGAT TATGGTTATGGTCCCAGTGgaggcagcggcagcagcagcagcaggtcaAGAGTACATCCACGGTACAGACCGTACTGA
- the LOC124707772 gene encoding heterogeneous nuclear ribonucleoprotein D-like isoform X2, translating into MASKLVVLGIPWDVDTEGLKEYMTKFGPLDDCIVMKDRSSGRSRGFGYVTFSSVEDAKNVVNSEHILGDRTLEVKIATPKEEMRPPGNKKATRIFVARIPQSVDEAMFRRHFQTFGEITDLYMPKELGSKDHRGIGFVTFRSAECVDNLMQETHEFDGTTVVVDRATPKDEDVRHPPRRAAHGDGRRAAHGDGGYGSYNAYITAATRYATLGVPTLYDHPGPAYGRGYLHEPVATSKKIFIGRLPQEANTDDLWDYFGRFGRIVDAYIPKDPKRSGHRGFGFVTFAEDGVADRVARRSHEILGQEVAVDSAEPVEGGGSRGGGYMEPPGPYGAYGPMLSYGQFSGSLGYDYGYGPSGGSGSSSSRSRVHPRYRPY; encoded by the exons GATCGCTCATCTGGTCGATCTCGTGGTTTTGGATACGTGACATTTTCGTCTGTAGAGGATGCAAAG AATGTCGTGAACTCCGAGCATATTCTTGGAGACCGAACTCTGGAAGTGAAGATAGCAACTCCCAAG GAAGAAATGCGACCTCCAGGAAACAAGAAAGCTACCAGGATATTTGTTGCTCGAATTCCACAGTCTGTGGATGAGGCAATGTTTCGCAG GCATTTTCAAACTTTTGGAGAAATAACAGATCTTTATATGCCCAAG GAATTGGGTTCAAAAGACCATCGTGGAATTGGGTTTGTCACTTTCCGGAGTGCTG AATGTGTGGACAATCTTATGCAAGAAACCCATGAGTTTGATGGTACGACTGTTGTTGTTGACCGTGCAACTCCCAAG GATGAAGATGTGAGACACCCTCCAAGGAGAGCGGCGCATGGTGATGGAAGGAGAGCCGCGCATGGTGATGGTGGTTATGGTTCATACAATGCATACATTACAGCTGCTACCAGATACGCAACTCTGGGTGTACCAACACTGTATGATCATCCTGGACCTGCTTATGGAA GAGGGTACTTACATGAGCCCGTTGCAACAAGCAAAAAGATATTTATTGGTAGACTTCCCCAAGAAGCAAATACTGATGATTTATGGGACTACTTTGGTCGATTTGGCAGAATCGTGGATGCTTACATCCCAAAG GATCCTAAAAGAAGTGGCCACCGTGGTTTTGGTTTTGTTACTTTTGCTGAAGATGGTGTAGCAGATCGTGTAGCACGAAGAAGTCATGAAATTCTGGGACAGGAG GTTGCTGTAGACTCAGCCGAACCAGTTGAGGGTGGCGGCTCGAGAGGAGGCGGTTACATGGAACCGCCAGGGCCATATGGAGCTTATGGCCCAATGCTGTCTTATGGCCAGTTCTCCGGCAGTCTTGGTTATGAT TATGGTTATGGTCCCAGTGgaggcagcggcagcagcagcagcaggtcaAGAGTACATCCACGGTACAGACCGTACTGA